A genomic stretch from Chlamydiota bacterium includes:
- a CDS encoding ATP-binding protein: protein MFERKIERELLKWKSKSGRKPLIFRGARQTGKTTLVRKFARSFKNFIELNLEKEVNQKIFSEVKDIKDVVQSIEGISNQRVIPHETLLFLDEVQNSVSAIKLLRYFYEEMPNLHVISAGSLLEVRMKTEGWSFPVGRVEFLYLYPVTFDEFLSVTGEEVLLKSLWEYGIEKSLPPPLHDRFINLLSDYMVVGGMPEAVNEYIKERSFVAVRQYHETLVSSFKEDFSKYSKGAEATHLKLVWDRIPFEVGSRITYSKLAGANAHSKEISRAFDILHEAMLIERIFPTTQVAPPLVKKTKAAPKALFLDIGLCIAALHLTKDQIHEQFVDPSYRGGLSEAFVGQELMALDCYQRNALFFWIREEKGASSELDFVLPVENTLIPLEVKSGSQGSLKSLHQFLLRSSHHVGIRLYNGPLKVEEHSVLLPNSGKLDYQLISIPIYLTFRLKEIILKHSRILGRR, encoded by the coding sequence ATGTTTGAGAGAAAAATTGAACGGGAATTATTGAAATGGAAATCGAAATCAGGGCGTAAACCTCTGATATTTCGTGGCGCTCGACAAACAGGCAAGACCACTCTTGTGAGAAAATTTGCCAGAAGTTTTAAAAACTTCATCGAGTTGAATTTGGAAAAAGAGGTCAACCAAAAAATTTTTTCTGAGGTGAAAGATATAAAGGATGTAGTCCAGAGCATTGAAGGGATTTCAAATCAAAGGGTGATCCCTCATGAGACGCTCCTTTTTTTGGATGAGGTTCAAAATTCTGTCTCTGCAATAAAGCTCCTCCGCTATTTCTATGAAGAAATGCCCAACCTTCATGTCATCAGTGCAGGTTCTCTCCTGGAAGTACGAATGAAGACTGAGGGTTGGTCCTTTCCCGTTGGAAGAGTTGAATTCCTTTACTTATATCCGGTCACCTTTGATGAATTCTTGTCTGTGACAGGCGAAGAGGTTCTCCTCAAGTCGTTATGGGAATATGGCATTGAAAAGTCTTTGCCACCTCCTTTGCATGATAGGTTCATTAACCTTCTATCGGATTATATGGTTGTGGGCGGGATGCCTGAGGCTGTGAATGAGTATATAAAAGAGCGCAGTTTCGTTGCTGTTAGACAATATCATGAAACCCTTGTTTCCTCATTTAAGGAGGATTTTTCAAAATATTCTAAAGGGGCAGAGGCGACACACTTGAAGTTGGTTTGGGATCGTATTCCGTTTGAGGTTGGGAGCCGTATCACATATTCCAAGTTGGCAGGTGCCAATGCCCACTCGAAGGAGATCTCAAGGGCTTTTGATATTTTACATGAGGCCATGCTGATTGAGAGGATTTTTCCAACCACTCAAGTTGCCCCGCCTCTTGTTAAAAAAACAAAAGCTGCTCCAAAGGCGCTCTTTCTTGATATTGGGCTTTGTATTGCGGCACTCCATCTTACAAAGGACCAGATTCATGAACAGTTCGTTGATCCCTCCTATCGAGGGGGGCTCTCGGAGGCATTTGTAGGTCAGGAGCTCATGGCGCTCGATTGTTACCAAAGGAATGCGCTTTTTTTCTGGATCCGTGAGGAGAAAGGGGCTTCCTCAGAGTTGGATTTTGTACTGCCGGTTGAGAATACACTCATCCCATTGGAGGTTAAATCAGGGAGCCAGGGTTCTCTCAAGTCACTTCACCAATTTTTATTGAGAAGTTCTCATCACGTTGGAATTCGTCTTTACAATGGCCCCCTCAAGGTTGAGGAGCATTCGGTTCTCCTACCGAATAGTGGCAAATTGGATTATCAGCTTATCTCTATCCCCATTTATTTAACATTCAGATTAAAAGAAATAATTTTGAAGCATTCTCGAATTTTAGGAAGGAGATGA
- a CDS encoding ATP-binding protein has protein sequence MFERAIIKYLEKWKDRPDRKPLILRGARQVGKTVSVKLFAEKRFKDLIYLNLEDPDHERLFRSPLSLEEFDKIIQIKFGKILREGETLLFIDEIQNAPFLAKLLRFFYEKRPLLHVIAAGSLLEVKLHKEEISFPVGRVEYAYLYPLNFFEYLEAKKEDRLLHFLNHFSFKENIPEAISQMAEKFFEEYLFVGGMPEVVQHFVEHQNFSDLDRLYHALLTSYAEDTHKYASLAKVKYLVHCLETAPLFAGQCITYENFGGSHFRSREMGEALETLEQAMLLHRAMATHQSSLPLTVKNKKPPKLLFLDVGLVNYRLGLREKLIPFETMNDFYRGKISEQVVGQHLLSLDERAQNRMLYWYREHPGSSAEVDFVIVAQGKIIPIEVKSGKTGRLRSLKEFVKQSGIKKTVRVYRGPFRIEEVSIEGVNFKLISLPFYLLPRIRECCENV, from the coding sequence ATGTTTGAACGAGCAATTATAAAATACCTCGAAAAATGGAAAGACAGACCAGATCGAAAGCCTTTGATTTTGCGAGGTGCAAGGCAAGTTGGGAAAACGGTTAGCGTAAAGCTCTTTGCAGAGAAGCGCTTTAAGGATTTGATCTACCTTAATTTAGAAGACCCTGATCACGAACGACTTTTTCGCTCCCCTCTATCCTTGGAAGAGTTTGATAAAATCATCCAAATTAAATTTGGTAAAATTTTAAGAGAGGGAGAAACTTTACTTTTCATTGATGAGATTCAGAATGCTCCTTTTTTAGCGAAGTTATTGAGATTTTTCTATGAAAAACGTCCCCTCCTTCATGTGATCGCCGCGGGGTCTCTTTTAGAAGTCAAACTTCACAAAGAAGAAATCTCTTTTCCCGTAGGGCGAGTGGAATATGCTTATCTTTATCCCCTTAATTTTTTTGAATATTTAGAAGCTAAAAAAGAGGACCGTCTCCTTCATTTCTTAAATCATTTTTCGTTCAAGGAAAATATACCTGAAGCCATTTCCCAGATGGCTGAAAAATTTTTTGAGGAATATCTCTTCGTGGGAGGAATGCCCGAGGTTGTACAGCACTTTGTAGAACATCAAAATTTTTCTGACCTCGACCGTCTCTATCACGCCCTTCTAACATCCTATGCCGAGGATACTCACAAATACGCATCCCTTGCCAAAGTCAAATACTTGGTTCACTGTCTTGAAACGGCACCCCTCTTTGCAGGGCAATGCATCACCTATGAAAATTTTGGAGGTTCCCATTTTAGAAGCCGTGAAATGGGAGAGGCATTAGAAACCTTAGAACAGGCCATGCTCCTCCATCGAGCGATGGCAACCCATCAATCCTCTCTTCCGCTAACTGTAAAAAATAAAAAACCACCCAAACTTCTCTTTCTTGACGTTGGACTAGTCAACTACCGACTTGGACTCAGGGAAAAATTAATTCCTTTTGAAACCATGAACGATTTCTACCGTGGAAAAATTTCTGAACAAGTTGTGGGACAACATCTCTTAAGTTTGGACGAAAGAGCACAAAACCGTATGCTCTATTGGTATCGCGAACATCCTGGCAGCTCAGCTGAAGTAGATTTTGTAATTGTGGCTCAAGGGAAAATCATTCCCATTGAAGTAAAATCAGGTAAAACGGGTCGATTGCGTTCTCTCAAAGAATTTGTTAAACAATCAGGAATAAAAAAAACGGTCAGAGTCTATCGAGGACCTTTCCGAATTGAGGAAGTGAGTATAGAAGGGGTAAATTTTAAACTGATCTCTCTCCCTTTTTATCTTCTACCCAGAATCCGAGAATGCTGCGAGAACGTTTAA